CGCACCCAAGAAGCGGAACCTCAGTGCGGATGCGCGCGCGCGCATCGCCGCTGCCCAGAAGCGCCGTTGGGCCAAGCAGAAGGCCGCTCAGGGTAACAAGAAGCAGGCCTCCTAAGCTCTGCCAATGATTCTTGTAAAACTTCTCCATCCCGAGGCCCAGGTCCCGACCGTTGCGCATGCCGGCAGTGACCTGGGCTTTGACCTTTACTCCATTGAGGATGTCGTTCTGCCGCCCGGCGTGCCCGTCAAGGTGCGCACCGGCATCGCGGTGGAAGGCCCTCCCGGCTGCGGCTTTGTGCTGGGCGACCGCTCCTCGATGGCAGCCCGTGGAATCACCTACGCCGGAGGCCGCATCGATGCCGGCTATCGCGGAGAGATCCTCGTCTGTCTCATCAACGTCAATCAGCCCGTCTATTCGCTGCGCACCGGGCACAACAACACGGGCGCGGTGACGGCCGTTCACCTCGATGTCTCTGACGTCAGTGTGACGCTCCGCAAGGGCGACCGCATTGCGCAGATGTCGCCCTTTGAGGCGCGCACCGGTCTTGAGGTTTCTGTCGTAGAGGAACTCTCGGAGTCCACGCGCGGTGCCGGGGGCTTTGGTTCGAGCGGCCGCTGACCCAGCGGCCGCCTCGGCTATTTGCCGCGCAGATAAGCGTCCGTGCCGTTGATCCAGTCTTCGCGCGGCGGCGCAAACACGTCTAAATCAATCGTGTCTTCCAGCGCCTCAGCCGCGTGCGGCATATGCGGCGGAATCACCAGCGTCTCTCCGGCGCGCACGACAATCTCGCGTCCATCGTCAAAATGAAACCGCAATGCTCCCGATAAAACGTAAGTGATCTGCTCATTGTGGTGGCTATGCCGGGGCACCACCGCGCCCTGGCGCAGCAGAATGCGTGCCAGCATTGACTGGCTGCCGTGCACAAACTGCCGCGTGATCAGAGGATTCAGCGGCTCAGGCGGAAGCTTGTCGAGGGCAATGTGCTGCAGTTCGTCTCGGGTCACAGATTTGCCTTCAGGGGACACAGGAACTCCTTGATCGCAGGATGTGGAATCTCCATCGGCAGAGTGCCTGACCATGGGCCATCTCGGCAAGTGCGCCGCGCCTCTGGCATCATCAAAGCTCAGGAAGGAAGACACGCCCATGGAGCTTGGAATCAAAAACAAGGTCGCGCTCATCGCCGGCGCCAGCCAGGGAATCGGCCGTGCCACAGCGCTCACTTTCGCCGCTGAAGGCGCGCATCTGGCGCTTTGCGCGCGCAACCGCACCGCGCTCGACGCCGTTGCAGACGAGGCCCGCGAGCGCTTCAACGTCTCGGTCTATGTAGAGCCGGTCGATGTGGAAGAGACCGATGCGCTGCAGGCCTTTGTGTCGCACGCCGCAAACGAGCTGGGCCGCGTGGATATCTGCGTGCCGAACGCGGGCGGACCACCCGCCAAGCCGTTTCTTGAAACCACCATCGAGGACTGGGAGCGCGCCTGGCACCTGAATCTGCGCAGCGCCATCGTGCTGGCGCAGGCGGTGCTGCCCGGCATGGTCGAGCGGCGCTGGGGCCGCATCGTCACGCTTACGTCTTACACCGTGAAGCAGCCGGTGCCCGAGCTGGTGCTCTCGAACACCATCCGCGCCGGCATTCTCGGCCTCGTCCGTTCGCTCGCCGGGCAATTCGGCAAAGACGGCATCACAGTCAACAACGTAGGGCCGGGCTTCACTGAGACGGCCCGTTCGCGGCAATTGCTGGAGCAGCGCGCGCAATCGCGGGGCCTGCCCTTTGACCAGGTGCGGCACGAACTGGAGCGCGAGATTCCCATCGGCCGCATGGCCTCGCCCGAAGAAGTGGCCGGCACCATTGTCTGGCTTGCCTCAGAGCTTGCCGCCAGCATCACCGGGCAAACCGTGCTGGTGGATGGCGGCAGCTACAAAGGCACCTGACTCTCGCGGCCCATCCATCCCTATGGCGCTCAATCTCATCCATCTGTGCAGGCTTCAGGGTGTGCAGGTCTCAGACGGCAGCACCGGGCCAATCAAGGAGAGAACGATGAAAGCATCTGGATGGATTGGCGTGGTTCTGATCGTCATTGGAATCGTTGCGCTGGCATGGGGTGGAATTACCTATACCCACAAGAAGAAAGTCATCAACATGGGGCCAATTCAGGCCTCGCACAAAGAGAAGAAGACCATTCCGCTGCCGCCGATTCTTGGCATTGTCTGCATCGTCGCTGGCGGCGGTCTGGTAGTTGCGGGCAACCGCAAGTAGCCGCAAACGTTCCGGCAGAAAAAAGAAAGGGCATCCGCGAGGATGCCCTTTTTGAGGTTGGTGACAAACCTATGCAGCAATCGTTTTGTAACAGGGCATGACTTCAGTCATGCCGATCAAGCTCAATGAAATCAGCGGGCTTTAGCCCCTGCGCGATGTTTGTTCTGCTCTAATTCAACTTTGTCAGCAGTCAGAAAGGGCATCCGCAAGGGATGCCCTTTCCGCAGAGTAGAGTGAATCCCTGGATTACGGCAGATAGTAACGGAACGAGGTCCAGAACATGTTGTCCGTGCCCTTGGCGCCGCCATCAGGATTGTTGGGGCCGCCGATGCCGGACCACAGATTGCGTGTAAAGTACGCGTACTGCAGACCGAAGCGGAGCATTCCCTTGGGTCCGTTGTAGAAGTTGTACCAGTCGCCCGCGGTGAACTCCTGCACGTCCTTGGTGTTGCCGCCGCAGTTGGCCGGCGCGGCCGGTGCGCCGCTGGCGTAAGGGCCGCTCGGAACGGACTCAGTATTGCAGCCCGACATGTTGGTATATGGTGAGCCATAGCCTTCACCGCTTGCGTCGAAGTAGCGGCGGCCCGCGTAATCAGCACCGTAGTTGAAGTAGAGCATCAGGCGCTTGTTCGGGTTCACTTCGAGCGTGCTGAGCGCGGAGAAGGTGTGCAGCAGAGCAAGCTGTCCATCCGGACGCAGCGTGGCGTCCGCAATGGTCGAGGAGCCCATGCGGCCCGTGCCGTCGCCATAAAGGCCCTTCAGGCCGATGGAGACCTTCTTGTTGAACAATGGTCCGCGCACGCTGGCGCCAACGCCGCCGCCCACAGTGGAATCGTTGTAGGGCGAGCTGCCGGTGGGGTACACGCGGTCATGGAAGAAGCGCGCGACACCGAAGAGTTCCCAGTGGCCCCAGCCGGGCTGTACGGCCATCTTGGCAACCAGCTCAGGAGACAGATTGAACGAGTAGTTGGCTGTAGGGTTATAAAGGCCGCCACCATTACCGGCGGAGCCGACCAGTTCATTCTTGGGCAAATTGTTGCCTGCCAGCAGCATCTGATCTGCTTCGGCCGAAGCGCCGAACCAGAGCTTGCTGTTGACCTTCTTCGTCACTCGGAAGCCATACTGGCGGTTCCACACAAAGCCGGCGGTGTACTGCGGGTCGATGGTTGCGGGAAGAACCTCGCTGCCATTCTCAAGTCCATCGGTCGTTTCGGCAACGAGTGACCACATCTGGCCGCCGGTGAAGGTCCAGCCGTTATCGAGGGCGGCCTGCGCCCACAGTTGGCGCATGCGCACCACATAGCTGTTCGACTGATTGTTGTTCGAGGTAATGCCGGTTCCGAGCCAGTCCATTTCGTAGTAGCCGGTCATGCGCATGTTGCCCGCCTTGCCGGTGGCCTTGAGCGCGATGCGCGACTGGCGGCCGGTGGCGTCAAATTCACTGATGCTGGCATCTGGCGCACTGTCAAGCGGAACGCCCGTGAAGGCGGTATTCAAGCCGCCGCCGGTCGCGCCCTGACGCCACACGGATTCGGCCGCGATGAAGCTGCCGTGAGGTGAAATCGTGATGCCCTTGTAATGAATCTCGTCCGGATGCAGCACCGCCTTCTTCATGGCGGCCGTCTGACGCTTCACTGAAGCCACAACATGCTCGTTGCTGGCCTTCAGGTCGGCAACCGAACTCTGCAGAGAACTCACAGCCTGGGCATTGCTGTTCAGCGACTGCTGCTGCTGGTCAGCGGCGGCCTGAGCCTGCTGCGCCGCGGTCTGGGCCTGCTCGGCGGCCGTCTGGGCCTGCTGCAGTTCTTCGTTGCGCTCGTTCAGCTTCTGCTGCAGGTCGTTGATCTGGTCCCGCTGCTGCTCCATCTGCTGCTGCAGTGCCTGAATCTGTGACTCAATGGAGCTCTTCTTCGCGACCTTGTGATGGTAGTGGTGCTTGGGCGCGGCGGCCGGCTGTGCGTAGGCGGCCGAGACGGTTGATACCAGCACAAGACTGGCCAGCGCCTTCAGATTGATTTTCATTGGGCCTCTCATTTTTGTGTGGCTTTAAGAAGTTGGCTACTTTTGTTGGCAGTCATATAGTTCAGAGTGACCGTACGAGTCTGGCCGCTTTGGACTAAAGAATTTCTTAAGACCACGTAGAGTGTGTCAGCCCAATGTGAATTTCCTGCTAATGCCGTGTAAACGTTCGTGTAATCGCGGGCAATCGAGGCAACTCTCGCTGAATCTATGGGTTAACCGGCAGTCCCGGCGCCTTTGCCCGCAACAGGCACAAAAATGGGCTCGCTCCCGGCCAAATGCTCCAGAAGCGAGCCGATCCCTGATACGGCAGAGGACGGAAAAACTACTTCCCGGCGCTAATCAGGTTCGCCATCAGCCGGAACGCCCCCGGCACCGCCTCATCCAGTTGCCGGTAGAGCGCATACGAAACATAGATATAGGTCCCCTTGCCGTAGCGCGCATAAACGAGGCCGCCGCGCTGGGGCGCCTGGCCGGGATCATGCACTTCGGTGAGCGCGGAATAGTGCGCGTCCCAATTGGAGAGAAAGGAATGGCCGAACTCCTCAAACCAGCCATCAAAGTCCGCCGCGGTGATGCGATTGGGCGTCGTCAGCAGAGGATCGTTCGGCTGCAGAATGTGAACCGTGTCGCTCTCCTCGACCACATTCTCCACCTCATTGCCCAGCGAGAGCGGATACGGCGCGGCACTGCCAAACTCCGTGCGCTGGTACTGCACAATCAGCGTTCCGCCCTGGTGTACATAATTCAGCAGGCGCTGCTTGTTAGCCATGAGCGCGGGCCGCGCGGAGTAGGCCCGAATGCCCACCAGAATCGCGTTGTACTGGTCGAGATTGCCTGTAGCCAGATCGGCGTCAGTCAGCAGAGTGGGGTGAATGCCCATCTCGCCCAGCGCCTGCGGCACGTCGTCGCCCGTGCCCATGATGTAGCCCACCTTGAGGTCCGAGGGCACCTGGATCGCGACCCCGCGCGCGCGGTACGTCGCCGGCTGGTAGAGATAATACGGGCGCAGCCCGGCATAGCCCACCTGGTCAAAGCCTTCGGCGAAGTCCTTGCCGCCGCTCGTGGCCACGGCCTCGATCTCATAGTTCTGACCGGCCAGCCCCTTCGGATGCACCGCAAAGGTCACGTCCTGCGCCCCGCCCGGCGCGAGCTGCAGCGAGCCGGAATCCGGCGAATCCGTCCAGCCCTGCGGCAGCTTCAAATGCACTTCTGCCGTCCTGGCCTTCTGCGTGTCGTTGCGCACCGTCACGGTGAGCGGCCACGTTTCTGTGCCAATGGGAATAATCCCCGCATGCGCCGCAAGATTCACGCTCAGCCGCGGCACCACCGCGAGCGGCCACGCCACTTGCCCGGTTCCATGCTCGCGATGCACCGTCTGCACCACCTGCCCCACGCGCACCGGCACGCCGTCATAGGTGAACTCCGCCCATCCCGCCAGCGGATACGGCGCAAAGGGCCGCTCGGCCCAGCGCGCATCGCGAATCTCATAATGCGCCTGCTCGGTATTGGGCCGCGTGAAGTAGGGGCGGGTGAGCGTCGCATCGTCCGGCACGCTCGCGCGAAAAACCGCATCCGTCGCATTCGTGCCTTGCGTCGAGGCAGCATCGAGCTGCGTCACCGGCCAGTGATCTCCGTTAGGATTGGCCAGCCAGACGCGCGTGAGCTGCAGCGTGCCGCCGTTGCTCCAGTCCTGCGCAGCGGTCACGTGAACGCGCACCTCCGCATCCGAGCCCGGCGTCACCCAGGCCGGCGTCTCCTGCGGCACCTGCCGCAAAAAGGGATTGCCGCCCTCCGCCGCGCTGCGAATGGCATACGCACCCACCTGAAGGCCCAGAGCCTCGGCCAGTGCGGTGTTGAACTGCGCGGCCTTGATCTCCAGCACCTGCACAATGCTGGCCTTGTCCGCCGCTGAAAAATCGCTGGCCTTCACGGCCGCAATCAGCCGCGTGGTCTGCTTTAGCCCGCTGGCCAGGGTGGGCGCAATGGCCTCCGGGTGCGTGGGCTGGTACGCAGCGGTCGCCTTCTTTACGTCCTCTGAAATCTGCTGGAGCGCCGCCACCAGAAACTGCTTATGGGCGCTGTGCGCCAGCATCGCAATGCCGGGCAGGGAAGTGTCAATGCCATCGAAGAAAGACGTCTCAAGACCGTTCTGATACGTCTCTCTTGAAGCCGGAACGCGCGAGCCATACAGGTGATAGCTCACATCGGCAGGCCCGGGCAGCGCGATAAATCCGCCGCCAAATTGCGACTTCTGGTGGCTCCAGCCCGTGCGCGCCATCTGGTTATAAGACTCGCCCAGCACCGGGTCCCACTGCCCTTCATGCATCACCACATTGGCCTTGGGCACATGCGCCGACCACGTTTGCGTCACGTAGTTATAAAACCGCACCGGAGCCCAGTGATGCGTCGCATAGTCATACATGCCCTTGCTGCTGATGTCATAGCTGGGCACGCGGGCATACACCTTCAGCGGCGACCACGGCTCGAGCCCTTCCGCAATCTGATCGGGAAAAACCTTCGGATCGCCCGCCGCACGAAAGACCTTCTGCGCCATCTCCCCGGCCACCTGATGGTGCCCGTGGCCGTCTGTAATGCCGCCCACAAACACTGAGGACACCACCAGCGGCCGGTACATGCGCACCGCGCGCACCACATCGCGCAGCACATTCTCGTCGCCCCACTTGCGATGCGCCTCCGTGATGGTCTTCGAGAATCCGTAATCCACAAAGTGGCTGAAGTACTGCTGCGCGCCATAGTAGCGGTCCGCCGCCAGCAGTTCATTGGTGCGAATCAGCCCGAGACCATCCTCCGTCTCATTGGACATCGCATTCTGCCCGCCCTCGCCGCGCGTGATGGTGAAGAGCGCCACGCGGTCGCCATGCCCGCGCGAAAGGTCCGTGAGCAGCCCGCCGTCTTCATCATCCGGATGCGCGACAATCATCATCATGCTGCCCCACGTCCGCAGCTTGCGCAGCGTCTGCGCCAGGCCGTCGGCGCCGGCATCCTGCGCCAGCGGACGCGCACTCGCCGAGGCGGCAATGCCAATCTGCCGGGGCGCAACCTGCGCGCCAAGCGTGGAGGCAGTGAGAGCGCCGGCCAGCGAAAGGGCAACAGCGCGCGAATACACACGAGAGCAGGCGAAAAGGGAAGGGCGCATGAGTGTCATCGTGGAAAAAGCCAGTGTACAGCGCTTTTCTAGTAGATGAACGCCAACGCGGAAACGCTTCGTTTCTGCTGGCCGGGCATCCGATGAATAAGTCCCGGTAAGATCATCTTCAACGCATGAACTCTGATTCCAACGAAGCGCTATCAGGCAAGCCGATCCCTTCGCCCGGTCTTCCAGATCTTCTGGAGCGACGCGTCGGTCTGCCCAGCGCCATCGCCTTCAACATGATGAACATGATCGGCGTCGGCCCCTTCATCACGCTGCCGCTGGTTGTCGCCGCCATGGGCGGCTCGCAGGCCATGCTCGGCTGGGTGCTCGGCGCAATTCTCGCCCTCGCCGACGGACTCGTCTGGGCCGAGCTGGGCGCGGCCATGCCCGAGGCCGGCGGCTCCTATGCATTCCTGCGCGAGATTTACGGCCGCGACGGCGCCGGGCGCCTCGTCTCGTTCCTCTACATCTGGCAGCTTGGCTTCAGCGCGCCCCTCTCCATCGCCTCCGGCTGCATCGGCTTTGCCGAGTATGCGGTGTATTTGTATCCGCCACTGGCACATAAGGTGCCGCATGCCTTCGGACTGCACTACACCAGCCTGCTCGCGGCGGCCACCTGCATCGGCATCGTCGCCATGCTCTTTCGCAATGTGGATCAGGTGAAGCGCCTCGGCCTCATTCTGTGGGCTGGCGTCATGCTCACCATCGGCGCGGTCATCCTCGCCGGCTTCACGCATTTTCATCCGGCCCTGCTCGTGCCTCCGGCCGGCGCGTGGCGCCTCACCCCGGCCTTCTGGACCGGCCTCGGCGCGGCCACGCTCATCTCCACCTACGACTATTGGGGCTACTACAACGTCTGCTTCATCGGCAGCGAGATTC
The DNA window shown above is from Acidobacterium capsulatum ATCC 51196 and carries:
- a CDS encoding cupin domain-containing protein, with translation MTRDELQHIALDKLPPEPLNPLITRQFVHGSQSMLARILLRQGAVVPRHSHHNEQITYVLSGALRFHFDDGREIVVRAGETLVIPPHMPHAAEALEDTIDLDVFAPPREDWINGTDAYLRGK
- a CDS encoding SDR family oxidoreductase, translating into MESPSAECLTMGHLGKCAAPLASSKLRKEDTPMELGIKNKVALIAGASQGIGRATALTFAAEGAHLALCARNRTALDAVADEARERFNVSVYVEPVDVEETDALQAFVSHAANELGRVDICVPNAGGPPAKPFLETTIEDWERAWHLNLRSAIVLAQAVLPGMVERRWGRIVTLTSYTVKQPVPELVLSNTIRAGILGLVRSLAGQFGKDGITVNNVGPGFTETARSRQLLEQRAQSRGLPFDQVRHELEREIPIGRMASPEEVAGTIVWLASELAASITGQTVLVDGGSYKGT
- a CDS encoding APC family permease: MNSDSNEALSGKPIPSPGLPDLLERRVGLPSAIAFNMMNMIGVGPFITLPLVVAAMGGSQAMLGWVLGAILALADGLVWAELGAAMPEAGGSYAFLREIYGRDGAGRLVSFLYIWQLGFSAPLSIASGCIGFAEYAVYLYPPLAHKVPHAFGLHYTSLLAAATCIGIVAMLFRNVDQVKRLGLILWAGVMLTIGAVILAGFTHFHPALLVPPAGAWRLTPAFWTGLGAATLISTYDYWGYYNVCFIGSEIRQPEKTIPRAVLLSVVVVAVLYLSMNISVLGVIPAHALKTTAAAEVIRIAFGPVAGGVMAVFIMWTALSSVFALLLGYSRAPYAAALDGNYFRAFAHVHPKHKFPDVSLLALGAVATLCCLLPLAVAIAALVVIRIVLQYVLQQVGVMILRVRRPEMPRPFRMWLYPLPPLVALAGFFFILISRQNAARDFLYAVAVGLTGAALYFLRARQRREWPFAR
- a CDS encoding PIG-L family deacetylase, whose protein sequence is MRPSLFACSRVYSRAVALSLAGALTASTLGAQVAPRQIGIAASASARPLAQDAGADGLAQTLRKLRTWGSMMMIVAHPDDEDGGLLTDLSRGHGDRVALFTITRGEGGQNAMSNETEDGLGLIRTNELLAADRYYGAQQYFSHFVDYGFSKTITEAHRKWGDENVLRDVVRAVRMYRPLVVSSVFVGGITDGHGHHQVAGEMAQKVFRAAGDPKVFPDQIAEGLEPWSPLKVYARVPSYDISSKGMYDYATHHWAPVRFYNYVTQTWSAHVPKANVVMHEGQWDPVLGESYNQMARTGWSHQKSQFGGGFIALPGPADVSYHLYGSRVPASRETYQNGLETSFFDGIDTSLPGIAMLAHSAHKQFLVAALQQISEDVKKATAAYQPTHPEAIAPTLASGLKQTTRLIAAVKASDFSAADKASIVQVLEIKAAQFNTALAEALGLQVGAYAIRSAAEGGNPFLRQVPQETPAWVTPGSDAEVRVHVTAAQDWSNGGTLQLTRVWLANPNGDHWPVTQLDAASTQGTNATDAVFRASVPDDATLTRPYFTRPNTEQAHYEIRDARWAERPFAPYPLAGWAEFTYDGVPVRVGQVVQTVHREHGTGQVAWPLAVVPRLSVNLAAHAGIIPIGTETWPLTVTVRNDTQKARTAEVHLKLPQGWTDSPDSGSLQLAPGGAQDVTFAVHPKGLAGQNYEIEAVATSGGKDFAEGFDQVGYAGLRPYYLYQPATYRARGVAIQVPSDLKVGYIMGTGDDVPQALGEMGIHPTLLTDADLATGNLDQYNAILVGIRAYSARPALMANKQRLLNYVHQGGTLIVQYQRTEFGSAAPYPLSLGNEVENVVEESDTVHILQPNDPLLTTPNRITAADFDGWFEEFGHSFLSNWDAHYSALTEVHDPGQAPQRGGLVYARYGKGTYIYVSYALYRQLDEAVPGAFRLMANLISAGK
- a CDS encoding dUTP diphosphatase is translated as MILVKLLHPEAQVPTVAHAGSDLGFDLYSIEDVVLPPGVPVKVRTGIAVEGPPGCGFVLGDRSSMAARGITYAGGRIDAGYRGEILVCLINVNQPVYSLRTGHNNTGAVTAVHLDVSDVSVTLRKGDRIAQMSPFEARTGLEVSVVEELSESTRGAGGFGSSGR